Proteins encoded by one window of Halorubrum ruber:
- the dpsA gene encoding DNA starvation/stationary phase protection protein DpsA gives MSTQKQARQRYGDVHESEALRVPEEKAEQLVDALNSDLAATYVLYHQVKKHHWLVEGAEFLDIHEYLGEVAADLEEGADVLAERAQALGGVPLSGGANYEEHAPVTPEDADAYDIRTSLEHDLEIFGDITEQLREHIQLANNLGDYNTEEQLREVLEDVEEHGHHLEHYLEDDTLVTSETLE, from the coding sequence ATGAGTACCCAAAAGCAGGCCCGTCAGCGATACGGCGACGTTCACGAGAGCGAAGCGCTCCGCGTCCCCGAGGAGAAGGCCGAACAGCTCGTCGACGCGCTCAACAGCGACCTCGCGGCGACGTACGTCCTCTACCATCAGGTCAAGAAACACCACTGGCTCGTCGAGGGCGCCGAGTTCCTCGACATCCACGAGTACCTCGGCGAGGTCGCGGCCGACCTCGAGGAGGGCGCCGACGTGCTCGCCGAACGCGCACAGGCGCTCGGCGGCGTGCCGCTCTCTGGCGGCGCGAACTACGAGGAACACGCGCCGGTGACCCCCGAGGACGCCGACGCCTACGACATCCGGACGTCGCTGGAACACGACCTCGAGATCTTCGGCGACATCACCGAGCAGCTCCGCGAGCACATCCAGCTCGCCAACAACCTCGGCGACTACAACACCGAAGAGCAGCTCCGCGAGGTCCTCGAAGACGTCGAGGAACACGGCCACCACCTCGAGCACTACCTCGAGGACGACACGCTCGTCACGAGCGAGACGCTCGAGTAA
- the hemC gene encoding hydroxymethylbilane synthase encodes MTETLRLATRGSDLALRQAETVREALSSRRRDVELRQVETRGDQIPDELIHRLGKTGAFVRALDEEVLAGDADLAVHSLKDLPTEEMADLVVAGVPERAPSGDVVVHPDGFGIEDLPSGAVVGTGSLRRGAQIRAARPDLTVEPIRGNVDTRLEKLLAPGLQAEHERRLIASGEESALTAEGDGAEDEGGEGDEAETDSDEIDEEFDRTVEEWFDSLSDLERAAMERRVETEYDAVVLAEAGLRRSNLFHEVETTRLPREEFVPAAGQGAIAVTASDPEVIEAVRDAVDHSRTRVAVTVERTVLGELNGGCVAPIGVSAMVQGEHVHVRARILSTDGTEEVADTRDLPIRSHATAAAEFAADLAERGADDLIAEAREAAETGEDSEAETGEDDE; translated from the coding sequence ATGACCGAAACGCTCAGGCTCGCGACCCGCGGGTCAGACTTAGCCCTTCGACAGGCCGAGACCGTCCGCGAGGCGCTGTCGAGCCGGCGCCGCGACGTCGAACTCCGGCAGGTGGAGACGCGCGGCGACCAGATCCCCGACGAACTGATCCACCGCCTCGGGAAGACGGGCGCGTTCGTGCGCGCCTTGGACGAGGAGGTGCTCGCCGGCGACGCCGACCTCGCGGTCCACTCGCTGAAGGACCTCCCGACCGAGGAGATGGCCGACCTCGTCGTCGCTGGCGTCCCCGAGCGCGCCCCCTCCGGCGACGTGGTCGTCCACCCCGACGGGTTCGGCATCGAGGACCTCCCGTCGGGCGCCGTCGTCGGCACCGGATCGCTCCGCCGGGGCGCGCAGATCCGCGCGGCGCGGCCGGACCTCACCGTCGAGCCGATCCGCGGCAACGTCGACACCCGGCTGGAGAAGCTGCTCGCGCCCGGCCTCCAGGCGGAACACGAGCGCCGACTGATCGCATCGGGCGAGGAGAGCGCGCTGACCGCCGAGGGCGACGGCGCGGAGGACGAGGGCGGCGAGGGCGACGAGGCCGAAACAGACAGCGACGAAATCGACGAGGAGTTCGACCGCACCGTCGAGGAGTGGTTCGACTCGCTGTCGGACCTCGAACGCGCGGCGATGGAGCGGCGGGTCGAGACCGAGTACGACGCGGTCGTCCTCGCTGAGGCGGGGCTCCGCCGCTCGAACCTCTTCCACGAGGTGGAGACGACGCGGCTCCCGCGCGAGGAGTTCGTCCCCGCGGCCGGACAGGGCGCCATCGCCGTCACCGCGAGCGACCCGGAGGTGATCGAAGCGGTCCGCGACGCGGTCGACCACTCGCGGACCCGCGTCGCGGTCACCGTCGAGCGGACGGTCCTCGGCGAGCTCAACGGGGGCTGCGTCGCGCCGATCGGCGTCTCCGCGATGGTTCAAGGCGAGCACGTCCACGTCCGCGCGCGGATCCTCTCGACCGACGGCACCGAGGAGGTGGCCGACACCCGCGACCTGCCGATCCGGTCGCACGCGACGGCCGCCGCCGAGTTCGCCGCGGACCTCGCGGAGCGTGGCGCCGACGACCTGATCGCCGAGGCGCGCGAGGCGGCGGAGACCGGGGAGGACAGTGAAGCGGAGACCGGGGAGGACGATGAGTGA
- a CDS encoding glycosyltransferase family 2 protein yields MNTERIALIGVTLALVVGGLATLFAPTVLSGPGTAPAQAAATTAVGDGGLGSLFGIALWGVTLLFGATALVWFVLTGVVGAGYEAPPNEYGLDEIQVRIMTVDAAEVVQDTVDSLPEGLDDVHVIAESEIDVSGATVHVVPEEFACDAVRKGRAQEWARQALDPQREFVLYLDEDSIVESLDGLPDADIVQLREKPRLTGSNLSYLADIYRMGVQVEQRAFARLSIPLFAWGGGIAVRTEVEDETTWDRETLVEDTAFVWAAFREFDVTFALSDAVCRNEAPPSLYEIVQQRRRWAAGNLQASAMLPFRYELLTRVRNYAWALSPIVTLLVVPLSLLSVTIAYSGLFFVASMGLALCTLGWFLLGVGYYGDDHRRWALAVPLAPLITVVHSMGTVAGILSPPETFRVTTKVGSE; encoded by the coding sequence ATGAACACCGAACGTATCGCACTGATCGGGGTGACGCTGGCGCTCGTCGTCGGCGGCCTCGCGACGCTGTTCGCACCGACGGTCCTCTCCGGCCCGGGCACCGCTCCCGCGCAGGCGGCGGCAACCACCGCAGTCGGCGACGGCGGACTCGGGTCGCTGTTCGGGATCGCGCTCTGGGGCGTGACGCTCCTCTTCGGCGCGACCGCGCTCGTCTGGTTCGTGCTCACGGGAGTCGTGGGCGCGGGCTACGAGGCGCCGCCCAACGAGTACGGCCTCGACGAGATTCAGGTCCGTATCATGACCGTCGACGCCGCCGAAGTCGTTCAGGACACGGTCGACTCCCTGCCCGAGGGGCTCGACGACGTCCACGTGATCGCGGAGTCGGAGATCGACGTGAGCGGGGCGACCGTCCACGTCGTCCCGGAGGAGTTCGCGTGTGACGCGGTCCGGAAGGGGCGCGCCCAGGAGTGGGCGCGCCAGGCGCTGGACCCTCAGCGGGAGTTCGTGCTGTACCTCGACGAGGACAGTATCGTCGAGTCGCTCGACGGCCTCCCGGACGCGGACATCGTCCAGCTCCGCGAGAAGCCCCGACTCACTGGGTCGAACCTCAGTTACCTGGCCGACATCTACCGGATGGGCGTCCAGGTCGAACAGCGCGCGTTCGCGCGCCTCTCGATCCCGCTGTTCGCGTGGGGCGGCGGCATCGCGGTCCGGACCGAGGTGGAAGACGAGACGACGTGGGACCGCGAGACGCTGGTCGAGGACACCGCGTTCGTCTGGGCCGCGTTCCGGGAGTTCGACGTGACGTTCGCGCTGTCGGACGCGGTCTGCCGGAACGAGGCGCCGCCGTCGCTGTACGAGATCGTCCAGCAGCGCCGCCGCTGGGCGGCCGGAAACCTCCAGGCGTCGGCGATGCTCCCGTTCCGGTACGAACTGCTGACGAGGGTCCGCAACTACGCGTGGGCGCTCTCGCCGATCGTCACCCTGCTCGTCGTCCCGCTGTCGCTGCTCAGCGTGACGATCGCCTACAGCGGACTGTTCTTCGTAGCGTCGATGGGACTGGCGCTGTGTACGCTCGGCTGGTTCCTCCTCGGCGTCGGCTACTACGGCGACGACCACCGCCGGTGGGCGCTGGCGGTCCCGCTGGCCCCGCTGATCACCGTCGTCCACTCGATGGGGACGGTCGCCGGCATCCTCAGCCCGCCCGAGACGTTCCGGGTGACGACGAAGGTCGGGAGCGAATAG
- a CDS encoding A/G-specific adenine glycosylase — translation MTDSEGAAAGDDAGESPALPADLDAVRDALVDWYEADHREFPWRRTEDPYEVLVSEVMSQQTQLDRVVPAWEDFLDEWPTTADLAAADRADVVAFWSDHSLGYNNRAKYLHEAAGQVEDDYDGSFPEDPDGLSELMGVGPYTANAVASFAFDNGDAVVDTNVKRVLYRAFDVPDDDDAFERVASRLMPAGESRVWNNAIMELGGVACGKKPRCDEAGCPWREWCHAYQTGDFTAPDVPEQPSFEGSRRQFRGRIVRLLGEYDEMKLDALGHRIRVDYAPDGEHGREWLRGLVDDLADDGLVRLEERSDRAVVRLR, via the coding sequence ATGACCGACTCGGAGGGTGCCGCCGCGGGCGACGACGCCGGAGAGTCGCCGGCGCTGCCGGCCGACCTCGACGCGGTCCGCGACGCGCTCGTCGACTGGTACGAGGCGGACCACCGGGAGTTCCCGTGGCGCCGCACCGAGGACCCCTACGAGGTCCTCGTCAGCGAGGTGATGAGCCAGCAGACTCAGCTCGACCGCGTCGTGCCGGCGTGGGAGGACTTCCTCGACGAGTGGCCGACCACGGCCGACCTCGCGGCCGCCGATCGCGCCGACGTGGTCGCCTTCTGGTCGGACCACTCGCTCGGATACAACAACCGCGCGAAGTACCTCCACGAGGCGGCCGGCCAGGTCGAGGACGACTACGACGGGTCGTTCCCGGAGGACCCCGACGGCCTGAGCGAACTGATGGGCGTCGGCCCGTACACCGCCAACGCGGTGGCGTCGTTCGCGTTCGACAACGGCGACGCCGTCGTCGACACCAACGTGAAGCGGGTCCTGTACCGCGCGTTCGATGTCCCGGACGACGACGACGCGTTCGAGCGGGTCGCGTCCCGGCTCATGCCGGCGGGCGAGTCGCGTGTCTGGAACAACGCGATCATGGAACTCGGCGGCGTCGCCTGCGGGAAGAAGCCCCGCTGCGACGAGGCCGGCTGTCCGTGGCGCGAGTGGTGTCACGCCTACCAGACCGGCGATTTTACCGCCCCGGACGTGCCCGAGCAGCCGAGCTTCGAGGGGAGCCGCCGGCAGTTCCGCGGGCGGATCGTGCGGCTGCTCGGTGAGTACGACGAGATGAAGTTGGACGCGCTCGGCCACCGGATCCGCGTCGATTACGCACCGGACGGCGAGCACGGCCGGGAGTGGCTCCGCGGGCTCGTCGACGACCTCGCGGACGACGGGCTGGTTCGACTCGAAGAGCGGAGCGATCGGGCGGTCGTTCGATTGCGGTAG
- a CDS encoding beta-ribofuranosylaminobenzene 5'-phosphate synthase family protein: MARASAGARLHFGFCNLSLSHERLYGALGVGLASPRVVVDAEPAAAVRVTVDEADGTSSESADSAPSVRDDAREYATAAVDLLGVDGARIAVRESLPRHAGLGSGTQLAAATLAAVATAHGEPGRVRERAPALGRGGRSGVGVATFEEGGFVLDAGHPTARFTTDRPADGEWTVPPVAARHAVPDDWRFLLVEPEADAGRSGAAEDDAMRTAVERAEPGLADRIGGIVTRRVLPAVATGNAEAFGAAVGEIGRLNGAWYADEQGGVYRPPVGEVVDSLSGAASVFGAGQSSWGPTVYGVTDAERAAAARDAGERALDAAGVGGEVSVVRASNEGARIDAERGTELPSADPERGNTKPRGDGA; encoded by the coding sequence ATGGCACGCGCGAGCGCCGGGGCCCGGCTCCACTTCGGCTTCTGTAACCTCAGCCTCTCGCACGAGCGGCTGTACGGCGCCCTCGGCGTGGGGCTCGCCAGCCCTCGCGTCGTCGTCGACGCGGAGCCGGCCGCGGCGGTGCGCGTGACGGTCGACGAGGCAGACGGGACCTCCTCGGAGTCGGCCGATTCCGCTCCGAGCGTGCGCGACGACGCCCGCGAGTACGCGACCGCGGCCGTCGACCTGCTCGGCGTCGACGGCGCCCGGATCGCGGTCCGCGAGTCGCTCCCGCGACACGCCGGCCTCGGCAGCGGGACGCAGCTGGCGGCGGCGACGCTCGCGGCGGTCGCGACCGCCCACGGCGAGCCGGGCCGGGTGCGCGAGCGCGCTCCGGCCCTCGGCCGCGGCGGGCGCTCCGGGGTCGGCGTCGCGACGTTCGAAGAGGGCGGGTTCGTCCTTGACGCCGGCCACCCGACCGCGCGCTTCACGACGGACCGCCCGGCGGACGGCGAGTGGACCGTCCCGCCCGTGGCCGCGCGCCACGCCGTCCCCGACGACTGGCGGTTCCTGCTCGTCGAGCCCGAGGCGGACGCCGGCCGGAGCGGCGCGGCCGAGGACGACGCGATGCGGACCGCGGTCGAGCGCGCGGAGCCGGGGCTCGCCGACCGGATCGGCGGGATCGTCACGCGGCGCGTTCTCCCCGCGGTCGCGACCGGAAACGCGGAGGCGTTCGGGGCCGCCGTCGGCGAGATCGGCCGTCTCAACGGCGCGTGGTACGCGGACGAGCAGGGCGGCGTGTACCGGCCGCCGGTCGGCGAAGTCGTCGACTCGCTGTCGGGCGCCGCGTCGGTGTTCGGCGCCGGGCAGTCCTCGTGGGGGCCGACCGTCTACGGGGTCACCGACGCGGAGCGCGCGGCGGCGGCGCGCGACGCCGGCGAGCGCGCGCTCGACGCGGCCGGAGTCGGCGGCGAGGTGTCCGTCGTCCGCGCTTCGAACGAGGGCGCGCGGATCGACGCGGAGCGCGGGACGGAACTGCCCTCGGCCGACCCGGAGAGGGGTAACACTAAACCCCGCGGCGACGGGGCCTAA
- a CDS encoding DUF7384 family protein, translating into MTFADLFERAAAFDGDLDEADVRSALDDVRSASDRDDGDASRDGDAVADPLDPTPARVVADADALAADLLVGGAARDALDALRSHAWTTLVASDPLLDDAEAVIASLSDADLAADWRAAVETWREPVAQPPGDHPALASAYRGGAMQVVSLDPSLTGPGAAAGLRDRMPVSVREPRAFATVFDPAKLYPDAVGGEYPGPDRDPRTMAAVDAGGDQHR; encoded by the coding sequence ATGACCTTCGCCGACTTGTTCGAGCGCGCGGCCGCGTTCGACGGCGACCTCGACGAGGCGGACGTGCGCTCGGCGCTCGACGACGTGCGATCAGCGTCAGACCGGGACGACGGCGACGCCTCCCGCGACGGCGACGCGGTCGCCGACCCCCTCGACCCCACCCCGGCCCGCGTCGTCGCCGACGCGGACGCGCTCGCGGCGGACCTGCTCGTCGGCGGCGCCGCGCGCGATGCGCTCGACGCGCTCCGATCGCACGCGTGGACGACGCTGGTCGCCAGCGACCCGCTCCTCGACGACGCCGAGGCCGTGATCGCGTCGCTCTCGGACGCCGACCTCGCGGCTGACTGGCGGGCCGCGGTCGAGACGTGGCGCGAGCCGGTCGCGCAGCCGCCGGGCGATCACCCCGCGCTGGCCTCCGCCTACCGCGGCGGCGCGATGCAGGTCGTGAGCCTCGACCCCTCGCTGACCGGGCCGGGGGCCGCCGCCGGGCTGCGCGACCGCATGCCCGTGAGCGTCCGGGAACCGCGCGCGTTTGCGACGGTGTTCGACCCTGCGAAGCTGTACCCGGACGCCGTCGGCGGAGAGTATCCGGGTCCCGACCGCGACCCACGGACGATGGCGGCGGTCGACGCCGGCGGCGACCAGCACCGATAA
- a CDS encoding DUF5778 family protein translates to MSETVDSDLYARTKALLEPGDIELVGCIVHTDLDGQQDLEMHELTVAANEVIADHAGKGETYIEAGNDDTNFSSNQFQGLTLDGEEFVWECQQLLRDGAFDIVFYYEATVDQEALAADLADLDDVDRVTQVP, encoded by the coding sequence ATGAGCGAGACCGTCGACTCGGACCTGTACGCCCGGACGAAGGCCCTGTTAGAGCCCGGCGACATCGAGTTAGTGGGCTGTATCGTCCACACGGACCTCGACGGCCAGCAGGACCTGGAGATGCACGAGCTGACGGTCGCCGCCAACGAGGTCATCGCCGACCACGCGGGGAAAGGCGAGACGTACATCGAGGCGGGCAACGACGACACGAACTTCTCGTCGAACCAGTTTCAGGGACTCACGCTCGACGGCGAGGAGTTCGTCTGGGAGTGTCAGCAGCTCCTCCGCGACGGCGCCTTCGACATCGTGTTCTACTACGAGGCGACCGTCGACCAGGAGGCGCTCGCGGCCGACCTCGCCGATCTCGACGACGTCGACCGCGTGACGCAGGTCCCCTGA
- a CDS encoding DUF7342 family protein encodes MDDPRDELKAGDAERADAPDFEALAPPEEAVHGDRTRDDFLDAVLALDSPATAGEVADLAGHGVDAAREYLSWFERMGVVTKATNSPATYERNQEYLNWRRVQRLRREYTTEELIGLLEEESERATALRREFDADDPTDVAIAARAEATDRSIEAVWERLAAWQTALRRVALLERALAAESGDAADRRSAV; translated from the coding sequence ATGGACGACCCCCGTGACGAACTGAAGGCGGGCGATGCGGAGCGCGCGGACGCGCCCGACTTCGAAGCGTTGGCGCCGCCGGAGGAGGCGGTCCACGGCGATCGAACGCGGGACGACTTCCTCGACGCCGTCCTCGCGCTCGATTCGCCGGCGACGGCGGGCGAGGTCGCCGATCTGGCTGGCCACGGCGTCGACGCCGCCCGGGAGTACTTGTCGTGGTTCGAGCGCATGGGAGTCGTGACGAAGGCCACGAACTCGCCGGCCACCTACGAGCGGAACCAGGAGTACCTGAACTGGCGACGCGTCCAGCGCCTCCGCCGGGAGTACACGACCGAGGAGCTCATCGGCCTGCTGGAGGAGGAGTCCGAGCGTGCCACGGCGCTGCGACGGGAGTTCGACGCCGACGACCCGACGGACGTCGCGATCGCGGCCCGCGCCGAAGCGACCGACCGCTCCATCGAAGCGGTCTGGGAACGGCTCGCCGCGTGGCAGACGGCCCTCCGACGGGTGGCACTGCTCGAACGCGCGCTCGCGGCCGAGTCCGGTGACGCCGCCGACCGGCGATCCGCTGTATGA
- the cobA gene encoding uroporphyrinogen-III C-methyltransferase encodes MSEDAAGTGAGPGSNADEPPTRGRDDRVGTVFLVGSGPGDPDLLTVKAKRLIESADVVLHDKLPGPEILGEIPEAKREDVGKRAGGEWTPQEYTNRRMVELAREGNRVVRLKGGDPFVFGRGGEEAEHLAAEGIPFEVVPGVTSAIAGPAVAGIPVTHRDHASSVSFVTGHEDPTKEESAVNWDALAATGGTIVVLMGVGKLPAYTAALRDAGLDGDTPVALVERATWPDTRVATGTLDTIVDARDEAGIEPPAVTVIGDVAATRDRVVTFLENAGSAPVQSASEDQREDGSAGGDEA; translated from the coding sequence ATGAGTGAGGACGCTGCCGGCACCGGCGCGGGCCCCGGATCGAACGCGGACGAGCCCCCGACGCGCGGTCGCGACGACCGAGTCGGCACCGTCTTCCTCGTCGGCTCCGGGCCGGGCGACCCGGACCTGCTCACGGTCAAGGCGAAGCGGCTGATCGAGTCGGCCGACGTGGTCCTCCACGACAAGCTCCCGGGTCCGGAGATCCTCGGCGAGATCCCCGAGGCGAAACGGGAGGACGTGGGGAAGCGCGCCGGCGGCGAGTGGACGCCGCAGGAGTACACCAACCGGCGCATGGTCGAACTGGCTCGCGAGGGGAACCGCGTCGTCCGGCTGAAGGGCGGCGACCCGTTCGTCTTCGGCCGCGGCGGCGAGGAGGCGGAACACCTCGCCGCCGAGGGGATTCCCTTCGAGGTCGTCCCGGGCGTCACCTCGGCCATCGCCGGCCCCGCGGTCGCCGGGATCCCGGTGACCCACCGCGACCACGCCTCCTCGGTCTCGTTCGTCACGGGCCACGAGGACCCGACGAAAGAGGAGTCGGCGGTGAACTGGGACGCGCTCGCGGCGACCGGCGGGACCATCGTCGTGCTGATGGGCGTCGGGAAGCTGCCGGCGTACACCGCCGCGCTCCGCGACGCCGGCCTCGACGGCGACACGCCGGTCGCGCTCGTCGAGCGCGCCACCTGGCCCGACACCCGCGTCGCGACCGGCACGCTCGACACTATCGTCGACGCCCGCGACGAGGCGGGGATCGAACCGCCCGCGGTGACCGTGATCGGCGACGTGGCGGCGACCCGTGACCGCGTCGTGACCTTCCTCGAAAACGCCGGCTCGGCCCCCGTACAGTCGGCGAGCGAGGACCAGAGAGAAGACGGGTCGGCCGGGGGTGACGAGGCGTGA
- a CDS encoding transcription factor S, with the protein MQFCDDCGSMMVSRDGEMVCQNDDCGGTAERDEGLAAEFESTTEQTGDEVIETEEGANFEGKPTATDVVCDECGHGEAWYTIKQTGAADEPPTRFFKCKECGHRWRGYN; encoded by the coding sequence ATGCAGTTCTGTGACGACTGCGGCTCGATGATGGTCTCTCGCGACGGGGAGATGGTGTGTCAGAACGACGACTGCGGCGGCACCGCCGAGCGCGACGAGGGGCTCGCGGCCGAGTTCGAGTCGACGACCGAACAGACCGGCGACGAGGTGATCGAGACGGAGGAGGGCGCCAACTTCGAGGGGAAGCCGACCGCGACAGACGTCGTCTGCGACGAGTGCGGCCACGGCGAGGCGTGGTACACGATCAAACAGACCGGCGCCGCGGACGAGCCGCCGACCCGGTTTTTTAAATGCAAGGAGTGCGGCCACCGCTGGCGCGGGTACAACTGA
- a CDS encoding putative sulfate/molybdate transporter: MVKFGSKGYRSIEFGSGAVTGAIGDSITVIPLVVALALLTDVSLPHALVAFGAFQVVWGVRYGLPVSVEPMKALAALAIAGALTYAELALAGMILGVVLLAIGLSGTLAYVERWIGEPVIRGVQFAVGLVLLETGIELAVDDPLVALVGVAVAAAFALAGHGKASALAVALLGVATALVVAGVPTPRLPGAPPTPAFGTALTRATFDGVVAQLAMTIGNAALATSLLFSDLLDADVTPDELSTSMGITNLIAVPLGGIPMCHGCDGVAGKYAFGARTGGANVVLGAGYLVAALFATPALIAAFPLAMLGALLAIVAVSLARNVTDSGNRALSVGIGLLAIATNLGVAFLVGIAVHLVWERVGG, encoded by the coding sequence GTGGTGAAATTCGGTTCGAAGGGGTACCGGTCGATCGAGTTCGGGTCGGGGGCGGTCACCGGCGCGATAGGGGATTCGATTACGGTCATTCCGCTCGTCGTCGCGCTGGCGCTGCTGACGGACGTGTCGCTGCCGCACGCGCTCGTCGCCTTCGGCGCGTTCCAGGTCGTCTGGGGGGTCCGGTACGGCCTCCCGGTGTCCGTCGAGCCGATGAAGGCGCTGGCCGCGCTCGCGATCGCGGGCGCGCTCACCTACGCCGAGCTCGCGCTCGCGGGGATGATCCTCGGCGTCGTCCTCCTCGCGATCGGACTGTCCGGGACGCTCGCGTACGTCGAGCGCTGGATCGGCGAGCCCGTCATCCGCGGCGTCCAGTTCGCGGTCGGGCTCGTCCTCTTGGAGACGGGGATCGAACTCGCGGTCGACGACCCGCTCGTCGCGCTCGTCGGTGTCGCGGTCGCCGCCGCGTTCGCGCTCGCGGGCCACGGGAAGGCGAGCGCGCTGGCCGTTGCCCTCCTCGGCGTCGCGACCGCGCTCGTCGTCGCCGGCGTGCCGACGCCACGGCTGCCCGGTGCGCCGCCGACGCCGGCGTTCGGAACGGCGCTCACGCGGGCCACCTTCGACGGCGTGGTCGCGCAGTTGGCCATGACCATCGGCAACGCCGCGCTGGCGACCTCCCTCCTCTTCTCGGACCTGCTCGACGCCGACGTCACCCCCGACGAGCTGTCGACGAGCATGGGGATCACCAACCTAATCGCGGTGCCGCTCGGCGGGATTCCCATGTGCCACGGCTGCGACGGGGTCGCCGGCAAGTACGCCTTCGGCGCGCGGACCGGCGGCGCGAACGTCGTCCTCGGCGCCGGCTACCTCGTCGCCGCGCTCTTCGCCACGCCCGCGCTCATCGCGGCGTTCCCGCTGGCGATGCTCGGCGCGCTCCTCGCCATCGTCGCCGTCTCCTTGGCGCGCAACGTCACTGATTCGGGAAACCGCGCCCTCTCGGTCGGGATCGGCCTCCTCGCGATCGCGACGAACCTCGGCGTCGCGTTCCTCGTCGGCATCGCCGTTCACCTCGTGTGGGAGCGGGTCGGCGGCTGA
- a CDS encoding alpha/beta hydrolase has product MTDTVLIPGGRDVRATLDTAASDADTVVVACPPHPQQRGHRGDERLVAVSDALTDRGIDCLRFDYGDWDEGYGETTDADRAVGWALDRYDRVGLFGFSFGGTVALVAAASRPELAGVCALAPTARLNPDVDAVAALDDLVERGVPVRILYATRDSTADWKPVVERAEELGVETVAFESDHFFIGRIGEISEAAAAFLGPRLRDDL; this is encoded by the coding sequence GTGACCGACACCGTCCTGATTCCCGGCGGCCGCGACGTGCGCGCCACGCTCGACACCGCAGCGAGCGACGCCGACACGGTCGTCGTCGCCTGCCCGCCGCACCCGCAGCAGCGCGGCCACCGCGGCGACGAGCGGCTGGTGGCCGTGAGCGACGCCCTGACCGACCGGGGGATCGACTGCCTCCGGTTCGACTACGGCGACTGGGACGAGGGGTACGGTGAGACCACCGACGCGGATCGGGCGGTCGGCTGGGCGCTCGACCGCTACGACCGCGTCGGGCTGTTCGGCTTCTCGTTCGGCGGCACGGTCGCGCTCGTCGCGGCCGCGTCGCGGCCCGAACTGGCCGGTGTCTGCGCGCTCGCCCCGACGGCGCGCCTGAACCCCGACGTCGACGCGGTCGCGGCGCTCGACGACCTCGTCGAACGCGGCGTGCCGGTTCGGATCCTGTACGCGACGCGCGACTCGACGGCGGACTGGAAGCCAGTGGTCGAGCGGGCGGAGGAGTTGGGCGTCGAGACGGTCGCGTTCGAGTCCGACCACTTCTTCATCGGGCGGATCGGGGAGATAAGCGAGGCGGCCGCGGCGTTTCTCGGACCGCGGCTTCGCGACGATTTATAA
- a CDS encoding RAD55 family ATPase: MSSVPFGVARLDSILGGGAPPGSVVLLAGEAGAGAREFAYTSAAMNALAGADEELFDLYYGDVDADATLPESVHYISFTADTEAITREMGYTMADEIVDAAVDEISFRDLSPEYFQLSPVPRDWYETATASITELGDRGEYEDVLTAFGDYLSEHGERSLVCIDSVTDLVSMVSDDTDWSDVAMVMKGLKKAAYEWNALVLVLVNTDALREREFGTLMDAAGGTLQFSWESGGSQRARTMFVREFRGVLSRLEAENIVRFETEIHEGGFDISDVRKIR, encoded by the coding sequence ATGTCCAGTGTTCCGTTCGGGGTCGCGCGCCTCGACTCGATCCTCGGGGGCGGCGCGCCGCCGGGAAGCGTCGTGCTGCTCGCGGGCGAGGCGGGCGCCGGCGCCCGGGAGTTCGCGTACACCAGCGCGGCGATGAACGCGCTGGCGGGCGCCGACGAGGAGCTGTTCGACCTCTACTACGGCGACGTCGACGCCGACGCGACGCTGCCCGAGTCCGTCCACTACATCTCCTTTACCGCCGACACCGAGGCGATCACCCGCGAGATGGGGTACACGATGGCCGACGAGATAGTCGACGCGGCGGTCGACGAAATCTCCTTCCGCGACCTCTCGCCGGAGTACTTCCAGCTGTCGCCCGTGCCGCGCGACTGGTACGAGACGGCGACGGCGTCGATCACCGAGCTCGGCGACCGCGGCGAGTACGAGGACGTGCTCACCGCGTTCGGCGACTACCTCTCGGAACACGGCGAGCGGAGCCTCGTCTGCATCGACTCCGTCACCGACCTCGTCTCGATGGTCTCCGACGACACCGACTGGAGCGACGTCGCAATGGTGATGAAGGGGCTGAAGAAGGCCGCCTACGAGTGGAACGCCCTCGTCCTCGTGTTGGTGAACACCGACGCGCTCCGCGAGCGCGAGTTCGGCACCCTGATGGACGCCGCGGGCGGGACCCTCCAGTTCTCCTGGGAGAGCGGCGGCTCCCAGCGCGCCCGGACGATGTTCGTCCGCGAGTTCCGCGGGGTGCTCTCGCGGCTGGAGGCCGAGAACATCGTTCGCTTCGAGACCGAGATCCACGAGGGCGGGTTCGACATCAGCGACGTGCGGAAGATCCGGTAG